In Streptomyces sp. NBC_01426, one genomic interval encodes:
- a CDS encoding class I SAM-dependent methyltransferase: MFTSQGPSLRELAVQALSSVERGYDLLAPKFDGTPFRTPDRILDSVEETLALHEGSFDAGLDVCCGTGAGLPMLRRLCRGRVTGVDLSAGMLAEAARTLPEGVDLLRADARALPGALRDTYDLAVSFGAFGHFLPAERPALFAAVHDALRPGGVFAFPIGAPLPPSSPLWWATAGFDAAMRVRNAVWRPAFVMYYRTFPWGPVRADLRAAGFTVETTPLEHFGRRPDGTPHWRLALARRPAAHPAPAA; the protein is encoded by the coding sequence GTGTTCACCTCACAGGGACCAAGCCTCCGCGAACTGGCCGTACAGGCCCTCTCGTCCGTCGAGCGCGGATACGACCTGCTCGCGCCCAAGTTCGACGGCACGCCCTTCCGCACCCCCGACCGGATCCTCGACTCCGTCGAGGAGACCCTCGCCCTGCACGAGGGGTCCTTCGACGCCGGGCTGGACGTCTGCTGCGGCACCGGTGCGGGGCTGCCCATGCTGCGCCGGCTGTGCCGGGGCCGGGTGACGGGCGTCGACCTGAGCGCGGGCATGCTCGCGGAGGCGGCACGGACCCTCCCCGAGGGGGTCGACCTCCTTCGGGCCGACGCGCGGGCCCTCCCCGGCGCGCTCCGGGACACGTACGACCTCGCGGTCAGTTTCGGGGCCTTCGGTCACTTCCTGCCGGCCGAGCGGCCCGCCCTCTTCGCCGCGGTGCACGACGCGCTGCGCCCCGGCGGGGTGTTCGCCTTCCCCATCGGGGCCCCGCTGCCGCCGAGTTCCCCGCTGTGGTGGGCGACGGCCGGTTTCGACGCGGCGATGCGGGTGCGCAACGCCGTGTGGCGGCCGGCGTTCGTCATGTACTACCGCACCTTCCCCTGGGGCCCGGTCCGCGCGGACCTGCGCGCGGCGGGCTTCACCGTGGAGACGACCCCGCTGGAACACTTCGGACGCCGCCCCGACGGCACCCCCCACTGGCGCCTCGCCCTGGCCCGACGCCCGGCCGCCCACCCGGCACCCGCGGCCTGA
- a CDS encoding IclR family transcriptional regulator, with protein sequence MPKLEVFVVSVVRDGAPGRSTATGSSALEKTLRVMEALSAPGGPRRLVDLAAGSGLPRSTACRILTSLVEQGYAVTDGEGTYGIGLRLRTMAADIGAEASEGIVELLEFLRRGTGQTVHLALRGGDGLTCVRKIDSAQSFRTSSRVGSRFAMHSTALGKAVLAHLPPEEVDAVVRAGGLPPLTARTLTDRERLAADLARVRERGYAIDDEENEPSVRCLGAPVFDRDGTPVGGVSLTAAGRTSTREELERFAPPLLQAARSVEGLLRRG encoded by the coding sequence TTGCCCAAGCTTGAGGTTTTCGTGGTGAGTGTCGTGCGGGACGGGGCGCCGGGCCGGAGCACGGCGACCGGCAGCAGCGCCCTGGAGAAGACACTGCGCGTCATGGAGGCGCTGAGCGCCCCCGGCGGACCGCGCCGACTCGTGGACCTGGCCGCCGGCTCCGGCCTTCCCCGGTCCACCGCCTGCCGGATCCTGACCTCCCTGGTCGAGCAGGGCTACGCCGTCACCGACGGCGAGGGCACCTACGGCATCGGGCTGCGGTTGCGCACGATGGCCGCCGACATCGGCGCCGAGGCGTCCGAGGGCATCGTCGAGCTGCTGGAGTTCCTGCGCCGGGGGACCGGGCAGACCGTCCACCTGGCCCTGCGCGGAGGGGACGGGCTGACCTGCGTCAGGAAGATCGACAGCGCGCAGTCCTTCCGGACCTCCTCACGTGTCGGCTCGCGATTCGCGATGCACTCGACCGCCCTGGGCAAGGCCGTGCTCGCGCACCTGCCGCCGGAGGAGGTCGACGCCGTGGTGCGCGCCGGCGGGCTGCCGCCGCTCACCGCGCGCACGCTGACCGACCGGGAGCGGCTCGCCGCGGACCTGGCCCGGGTCCGCGAGCGCGGCTACGCGATCGACGACGAGGAGAACGAGCCCTCGGTCCGCTGCCTGGGCGCGCCCGTCTTCGACCGGGACGGGACCCCGGTGGGCGGAGTCAGCCTGACCGCGGCCGGCCGGACGAGCACCCGCGAGGAACTGGAACGCTTCGCCCCACCCCTGCTCCAGGCCGCGCGGAGCGTGGAAGGACTGCTCCGGCGGGGCTGA